The Zingiber officinale cultivar Zhangliang chromosome 2A, Zo_v1.1, whole genome shotgun sequence genomic sequence AGCCAGTAGTTCAACAAGTTCCAATTCAAGGGAAAAATTGTGTTAGTTTCGAGCGTGGAATAACATTTGGTCAACCTTTGTTGAAAGGTCAGGCATTATCTTCTTTTCCAGTTTGGTCCTGGAATAGCCTTGGTGTCGTGACCTCTTCTAGCAATATTGGAGGTTTGAATGCTTCTCAGAACAATACGTTACACATGACAAAGTTGGCACAACCACATTCACAGACTGCACCATCAGAGTCCAATCAGGCAGTGAACGTGCAACCATCTTGTTTAGTTTCCCAAACAAAACCATCtaacaattttcaacttcaggtGAATACTACGCTTTTTAACCAGGACTCTGTTTTAGTCCCTTCTGAATCCTCAGGTAGTTACCAAGCAGGAAGTGATGCTACTCCACTGGTTGAAGATTCTGTTGTAGTTTCTCCTCAATCGTCAACCAGCTTGAAGATAGAGAATAATAATTTTACAAATTTGAGATCAACCACACTTCCTTCTCAGTCATTGATCAGCATTTCAGTAGGGAATAACCCTGGGTTTATAAATAATGGTTCTGTGGTAATCCCTTCTCAACAAATAAACAATTCTCAAGGTGATTACAATTCTTTTCCTGTCAATCAGAATTCCCTGATAGTTCCATCACAGCCTGCACACACATTGAAGACAGAGAAAGATGTCTATGTGAATCACGGCATGATTCTGAACAAAGATAGCTCCCACATTAATTACAATCGAATGCCAAAATCAAATGCTGTAACATCCAGCATGGAACAAATCATAGACAGACACTTTCATAGTTTGGCTACGCTAGTCTATTCAGTTCCAGACACAAACACTTTGGACATTTATTCTAGCACAGGTAGCAATGCTAGTTGGCAGCTGAATAATCCTGAGATCATGATTGGTCAGTCTAATGGGTCATCTTGTGTTGTGCATGACTCTTGCAATTTTCAAGTCACGGATGCAGTGTCAAGGAAACTGTTAGACAAAGGGCAAGGGAATAATCATGATTTTGTTAGTAAAAGTACTTACCTCCCAAGCCGTTTTGCTGTGGATGACATTGAATCACTCACAAGTGAATTGACTGACTGCATCACTTACTCCGGAGAGGATGCAAACATATTAAATCAAGATATTTATAGGGAACTTCAAAATGGACCATGTGCCTCTAGAAGTTACAAATGATTTCATGTATGTTTCAGTAAGTACTGGAATTCTCTCATTTTGTGACTGGTGTTAGTATGTTAATATAGGTCCGTCTTATGGGCTTCCATTCTTTATGTTGCCTAATTGATGGATCCTTTTGTTTTGCTCATATGTTATTGACCAATGAAAATCTCAAGCTTAATACAAAATGATAAGTTTTTTTTTCCAATGTAAGATGGGCATTTCACTGGTCATTTATAAAAGGCATTAGTGCTTTTCCACCCAGGAATTACAATATGTGAGATGGGAATTTCTTATTCCTTCACTAAGCATAAATTAAGAAATCTTGAGATGCATTTCAAATGTGCAGGATGATTTACCCTGAGTTTGATTCTCACAATTCGATGCATTAATTCgtgattaattaattagtttatatTTAGTAGCTTAAGCCCATCAAAAAGTCACCACTTCATCATGAATATGAACCATGGCTGAGTCTAGCTTGACTAGAAAACATTTTCCTTCATGTTATCCTATGCTACTAATGgagttattttgtgattcttttgactcctttttaATGCCCATCAAACAAGTTCATATAGCTTATACTATCTCTTGCATGATCTAATCATTCTATAAGATATAGGGCACAAAATTTTGTTCTTACAACCCATACTTCATACAGTGCTTGTTCCATAGAGTAGGTAGGTGAAAGAAATCAGGAACAGCCATTCCCTAACTGATTTTATTGTCTAGCAATATGGAAGAATTGACAATGGAAGTAGTAGTATAATCTCAGTAATGAATATACACTAGAATGTGTGGGGGAACATTTTGCTCTAAAACATTGTAAGTATGAATGAACTGTAAAAAAATCCATGACTAGAGATCTTACATCAAGAACGATGGTGAAGCAAaggaaatatgaaaaaataaatgataAGAGCATTAGTTAAAAGCTCTTGGAATTTGGAAACTTACCTACTTTTATATAGTTTGATGACCAATGGTATTGGTGTTACACAAGTGAAGTGGACTAAAGATCAAATAATCTTATGTTTCTGTGTTTCCTAGTGCAACAAGAAAAATACATTTGCCTTGATCCCAACTAGACTTACAAGCAACACATACCTGTAGCCAATTTGTGCATGCATTATTTGATCAATGTCAACTCCTTCCAAAAGTGCAATTTCACATGGATTTGATGATTTTATGAAAATGAGTATTGGAATGTAATGCCTATTAGTTTCACTGGTAATATTCCTTTTTGTGAGCAAATTAGTGCTCAACTTAATTTTCTTTTGAGTTATTCTGATTAGCATCATCAGTAAACTACAATACTTTAATATCATCTGATTATCATGAATCAAAGTATCTCAACCATTGAGagcattaatttaaatatttaaattgcaCTTGTCATTTTGTGCCATATATGCTTTGTTTTGCTTTGGATAATTGATTTATTGATTTATGTCTTTTTAGAATGgctgtttttgattttttgaataggaacaaaaaaaaaaatggaagtaCCTTTATGCTTTCATTTCAGTTCAAAGTTTGATTGCTATTTCCATAAACTACTTGATGGTCAAATTGGGAAATTCTGTATTTTATTGTTAGGTGTTTACTATTCGGTGACATGGGATTGAGAAACATCTGTTATAGAAAATGGATCAGAATCCTTGATCTGGACATGAATAACTCATGGAAATTAGTTGTGCCTCAGTTATAATCATCGATCTGGAAAGGATTGGTGTTGGTTTATGTCCAATTTAGTGGTCTTTAAAATGATTTATAGGAGAGAAAAATTTGGTAATAGTGTTTGACCACTATACATTTTCAAGTTTATTTTCTTTCCACTTATTGTTATTTTTTGTCTCTCTAATCTTCGTATCTTATCTTTATCCATGCATCACTACATCTATAACTGTACAATGACTGATGGTATATAAGTTATAATGTCACTCCCCGAGTGAGACCTTTCCACAGGTAGGAAGGATATCTGTATAATAGTTCCATTGGCACAACCCTTTGCTCGCCATTGATTCATATGCTGTAGAGATGTTAGACAACATTCACCACTTATCTGAAAAACACGAGCAATGATTATAGTCACAATAACAGTAGTTCCATATCAATATCTCAAGTTTTGATAGAAGTAGAAAGCATAATATTAACTATACACAAATCCATAAaacaataaaattataatatagcCCTCACTAGGGACAAATAAGCAAGAGAACCATAGTTCGAATCCCACTAGGGATGAATATTTTGGAGGTTAGTCTCTGAATACATAAGTTGTGTTCTAGATTTACCTGGTAGGCGAACCAGGGGGAAGACCGTCTACCTCCAGGATTCGCCCAGACACTtggattatcaaaaaaaattataatataccACATCTCATGATAAACAAAACAAACCACAAGAAAAATAACTATGCAACAAACTATTGGAAAGTTCAAAATGCCACTCAAAATTCCAAGTCCAATAGTAGTGATGTCTGAGACCAACAACAGAAATACACCTTATGCCTCTTCTTGATGCCcctattgtaggatcgaaaagacactagaggagggaggtgaatagcgatcgttgaaaATCGATAGCGAATTAAAACAGGTACGCAACGgaagaataaaagaagaaaagaagatagaGAAGCCAAGCACTAAtacaagttggttttacttggttcggagtcttcgacgactcctactccaaagcccgcacTCGACGAGtgttttcgttggacaattcactaacaGTTCAAATGATTACAAATTGAGTACATGAACTATATATGAaaattaccgacaacaaagagTGAGAAATCTTGATCGTCGGTTGTCGGAGGAGCGTCATAGCATCGCAGGAGCTTTTTCGGAGCACCGAGCAAGAGTAAAAGTCGTAGCAGTTGTTGTTCTGAAGTTCCTAGTCGAAGgtctttaaataggtccattctgGGTGTTTGGAACCCCTCTGGGCGCCTGAACCATGTGGCTCGGCAAATCGACGCGCTCCACATCAGTTTGTGGATGATTTTTcaagtctgggcgcccggactaccTGGGTGCCTGCCGCACTCGCCTGGGCGCGACTGCTCCGGGCGCTCATATCCTTttttgggcgcccggactccTTATGGGCGCTCGGACTCCTTTTCTTTAGCAATTTCCTctctgcaagaaaaggttagtccaggcaatagaaaaaacatttaccctacaaaacagagttaccacaacataataaaatatgagtagtaattagatcctatctccttgagaccaggatctagtcaaggtctcagcttaggttttccaaatggacctaagctggaccgacgcctatagttccctcaacgaggaacgcatcctcactggatttctcctccagttgcttactttTACTTATcacttgcagtcacttgacttgcctctgaccTACCAGGTtttcccgccagttgtcaggtctgcagacccaactggagTTCAGTCGGTTGTGAGGTCCCACGGACCCAACCGGAAGTCCCACCAGATATCGGGCCTCACGGACCTATCTAGATTTTCCATCAGCTATCTGGTCAtacggacctagctggattttagcctggtgtcaggtccttcagaccagtcaatttctgcacacttggtagaaaagtTAGACAGAcaacatatctaactttaacctatttgtcatacatcaaaatcagattattaaTACAACTTGTACTAATAATTTTCcccttttgatgtaatgacaatcgGGGTTAAAGTTAgacaaaaaatgtaataaaataataaagcaaGCATTAAGCATGGATTGTTTAAAGTGAGttgatttttctaacctaaccccactatcctccccctttgacatacatcaaaaaataaatgcataaaggtttagcacaataaatacttcaaataatatttttgacAAAGGTAAAAACTCAGGTTCATTTGAGGGAGGAATAAATGTTTTTACGAAAAAAATTTTTCAAGgctctttttcaaaataatttgtaAGTAAAGTCCGAGAAAacttcaaaaatttctaagtaaatttttctaagaaaactTTTGTCAAAAATCTTTGAGTAAACCTTTtcaagaattttctaagtaaacagTAAAATTTTCAAGTAAAATTTTTGGCAAGTAAGACTTTTGAAAAGATCTTCAAGGAAATTGTTTTACAATGGTTGAGTAAtctattttcaaaagaaatttcgaagtcaaattttttaaagaaaaaagaaaataaaattcttaagTGATATTTTTTTCCCAAAGTAAAtcgttgaaaaaataattttgaagtaaatagttttcaaagaaaATTTTCGAATAAAGATTTTCAAATGAAGTAAAAAGCCTTCTAAGGAATTATTTTTAAGAGCAGTAAAACTTTTGCAAAAACTATTTTCTAAGTAAACttctttaagtttgaaaaatgactattttctaagtaaatttcttaaagtttgaaaaattttcaaagtaactttgtcataaaaattttaaacaaaatttcctaagtaACAATTTCAAAGTGATTTCCAAAAACACTTTTCTAAGGaagattataaaagtaatttcCAATGCTTTAATACTTTTCTAGGAAATTATTTCCAAAGTAATTGCAAAGAAAAATTCAAAGTACTTTTAAAGAAATAACTTCTTAAGACTAATTTTTTAAAGTACTTTCtaacaaaacaaggaaaattttcaaagtaagaaaGATGTTTAAAGtggaaggaaaaaaataaaattatttttaaattgtctAAATAAATCCTTCCCCTAATCTGATAACATAGGAAGATCAAGCATTATGTAATAAGCAACAAGTCAAATAACTAAAGTGAAAGTAGCTAAAGGGAAACTGAATACTAGTAACTGAAGTAAAGGTAAAGTCACATCAAGTCAATATGAAACAACAAACAAGCAAAAGGCAACATAATAGCAGTATGCGAAGACGAGGAAGATGGGTCGGAACCCCAGGAGTGTAATAAATCTATCAACTCAGTATAACGAGTCTGGCTCTCCtatcgaagatcggagacctcctgGCGAAGACTTGTCACGGACCCCTAAAGTCTAGTAACTCGGTCGTTTAATGTATGACGGATTGGAGGTGCCGGTACCTCAAAGAGATCAGCCTGGGGCTGGGCGGCTGGATCAAGTGGAGGCTAAGCGGCTGGGTCGGGCTGGTGCTGGGCCTCTCTCCTCCAAGACAAGACatcctcatcatctatatgtacACCTCCTAAGGAGAAGTTCCTAACACCTACCATATCAAACTCATTTAGGGTTCTGACATCACTTGACATCAAGATCCAATGAGGCTATGTAGGCGGTCAAAATGTGGCAATAGGGTATATGGACCCGCCGACTAGTGGCAATACCAGCTAAATAGAGGATGGTATGAAATATGTGCAAACTAATGtctatatctaacctatgacacaaTGCATAAAGGAGAAATAAATGAAAAGGACGCATCATCGCTATGTCGCGAATGGTTAGGGGCAAAATGCATATGACTAGGATCCTATAAAGGGCATAGTCCTAGACTCTTAGGATGACTGATCTAAATAGGGTCACAGTCGATACACGCTGACCCtaaaaaaatacgaatagatcgtatcgagcgtaatatgcgagtagggatcaccaaatggtggatCCCGAGAAGGGTAGCACTAGAAGGGACATGCAGATGGACGCAATCCCAAAAAGTCCCGAATAATAGTGGGGAATAGTGTAATATTCGTACCGGCGACCCTAGTGGTGTAGGTAAGATCATCGACTCTAACTAAGTTGTTGTACAATTCAGCACATAGACCTATATTTACTGAACTAGAACAATAAACTAAACACTGtaaactataatagtcaatgACCTCTACAGCGAAAATGCATGATCGCATGAAAAAGTGCCTATCTAGATATCTAGAAAGTAGGGGAACATAGATAGTAGAAGAAAATCTAATCCTAAGTTTatcagtgggaaacctagggcCTGTACTAGCGGTTGAGGGGCCAGCACCAGGATGTGATCGTTTCCTAGTTAACAAAAACATCctaataataaaatgctaaagcaaataaaacaagcaaaataaagttTAGAAGAAAAGAAATTACCGAGGCATCGTTAATGGTTATAATAGAACTGACGGCCTCAGTTGATCCGCAACGATGGTGTAAGAACCGAAGAAatatttctttttcccttttctttatttttgcagTAAAGTCCGATGAGGGGCTTttgcaagaagagaaaagggaaagGTGTAGGAAGAGGGAGCGCCCCCTACTGCCCTTTTATAGGAcattccgagtgcccggacccaGTTTGGGCGCCTAGAGGGGGCGGCGGAGTGGAGCGCCCGGACcctgtccgggcgcctggatcctgaTACCAGGGGCGCCAACCCCTGGTTTTGGGGCTCCTGTgcatgttgttattattattaattaattaattagggattgagttaagtttaatgatttatttaagttaaaaaataatgacaaaattaattaagttaaagattaattagtttgaaaattgagcaaattaagaaattaaatttgaCTAAGTTAATAAATTGATTTAAGTGACAAATTGATTAATTTAGGGATTTATTAAGTTTAGAGGTTaatttaagaattaattaaagattaattaagttaaaaataattctagtcaagaattaaaaaataattgaatttaaGGATTAATTAacagttaattaatttaagttgagtattgagaaattttttaagtttgagaGTTATTTTGAGTTAAGTTTTAAATTGAGGATTAATTGAGAAATTAATTTGAGTTGCAGATTAGTTAAATTAAGTTGCTACGAAAATTAAGTAAGTTGAAAAATGAAgttgtttaaaattaattaataaaaactaagttaagttaaggttaagttaaaaattaataatttaattaaaaaataattgagttatttaataaactatttaaaattaagttaagaattaattgagtttaaaaagttaagttaaaggttaattaatttgaaaattgagTAACTTAAGAAGTTGCTTTAAGAGTTAATTAAAGTTTAAGAAAGAcataaattaagaattaattaatggttaactaaattaatttaaaggattaattaataaactaattcttaattaattaatttgaaaattaatttgagtcAGTAATTGATTAATGCAAAGATTAGGATAGGAAACTAATTAATTTTAAGAATAGTAGCAATAAAAGCTTAGTTAAACATACTCATCTACTATTGATCCTTAACTGTTTAACTCTTGGTTACTAACTGACTACCAGAAGATTACCTGGTTAGTCGAGTCAAGTATTTATGTCCAGTTAGATATTTGCTAAAAAAAAAGGATTACTTGACTTGATCAATATACTGTTGTATTTTTCACcaagacttatgttgatgcactgatataagcatctgaagtatAGGCAAAATGCCtacgcatctcacaccattctatgtttataaatacacaatcaaggtaaatctagtgtgtttgtgagatactcAATTcgtagatctataggatcatgctttttATGGATTTaatctaggctaagtccaaaataaattttggttcaCTAAAGAAAtaggaaattttttagaaaacataagtaaataattttcttagAATTTAAAGATAATCCAAATAAATATCCTCTACCTTAATCTAAGATTTTTCAAGCATAAGCAATATCTTTATGATTATTTGCAAATTTTTAaggaattaattatttaatttcagattaattatttagatttaatttagtttatccttattcatctcaccagtcTAACTTTTCACATAAAGGGATCCTATAATTCGTGAGATgagtttaagttgaatttcaggatttggtttaaacttgtgttagattcaagtttagtttgcgttcaacaaacagacatttttggataaacttctaagctgtggtgagtcatctggacatcattagagcaaccacgcctttgaggttttccaaatagtcctatctactaaacttaataacaaaactttggtctaacaaGCAAGGATTGATAAGGGgtaacttcagttagttccatTAAGCCAAATGCA encodes the following:
- the LOC122042248 gene encoding two-component response regulator ORR21-like translates to MSGGSSYASSKKMESDMISDKFPVGMKVLLVDDDLTCLAVVKRMLLNCQYDVTTCAEATRALSLLRENKGVFDLIISDVHMPDMDGFRLLELVGLEMDLPVIMMSGDTRFNVVMKGVSHGACDFLSKPVRMEELQNIWQHVVRRKWLDNKDIEHSGSVEESELNRNVTDDSDYASTVNDGRDNSWKYQKKKRDAKEDDDGELDSVDPSSSKKARVVWSVELHQQFVNAVNQLGIDKAVPKRILELMNVPGLTRENVASHLQKFRLYLKRLSGVAHHQNGLTNTLCGAPSNAKVDQLGRFDFQTLAVSGQIPPETLSALQDELLGHPSCSLSIPSIDQPVVQQVPIQGKNCVSFERGITFGQPLLKGQALSSFPVWSWNSLGVVTSSSNIGGLNASQNNTLHMTKLAQPHSQTAPSESNQAVNVQPSCLVSQTKPSNNFQLQVNTTLFNQDSVLVPSESSGSYQAGSDATPLVEDSVVVSPQSSTSLKIENNNFTNLRSTTLPSQSLISISVGNNPGFINNGSVVIPSQQINNSQGDYNSFPVNQNSLIVPSQPAHTLKTEKDVYVNHGMILNKDSSHINYNRMPKSNAVTSSMEQIIDRHFHSLATLVYSVPDTNTLDIYSSTGSNASWQLNNPEIMIGQSNGSSCVVHDSCNFQVTDAVSRKLLDKGQGNNHDFVSKSTYLPSRFAVDDIESLTSELTDCITYSGEDANILNQDIYRELQNGPCASRSYK